From the genome of Eucalyptus grandis isolate ANBG69807.140 chromosome 2, ASM1654582v1, whole genome shotgun sequence, one region includes:
- the LOC104432299 gene encoding zinc finger protein GAI-ASSOCIATED FACTOR 1, with the protein MSNITGEGGSFSSGNTGEAEVQPQELLNHLFGANNSLLSSASANNDSLSASTHDEKPQQQAPQAKKKRSLPGNPDPSAEVIALSPTTLMATNRFVCEICNKGFQRDQNLQLHRRGHNLPWKLKQRGSAEIRKRVYVCPEPSCVHHNPARALGDLTGIKKHFCRKHGEKKWKCERCSKKYAVQSDWKAHSKTCGTREYKCDCGTIFSRRDSFITHRAFCDALTEENTKLNQALAPHLPSSVGQQPNNLSSSSVPLSQAQSNTIPSTEAPEFANHADTKPPLFSLPQGLILHQSKPMTMPQTLFSGNNLFGTTNARTVAPPPISPSLIHGMNSPQRGSAFMSATALLQKAAQMGATVSNNSATSFVSAPMAPSSFGGMLPKQAQHNGGFVDRFMEKGQEEISEQFMNNVNNGSDREGVFSGLLGQNSHDFLKSLEVDHGKTTTVDFLGIGGTRSAGNLHEGQREMPLKGFMSQFQPQSTMEKPMWEV; encoded by the exons ATGTCAAATATCACAGGTGAAGGTGGGAGCTTCTCTTCAGGCAATACTGGAGAAGCCGAAGTTCAACCACAGGAGCTTCTGAATCACCTCTTTGGTGCTAATAATTCATTATTATCATCTGCTTCAGCTAATAACGATAGTCTCTCTGCGAGTACTCACGATGAGAAGCCGCAACAGCAAGCTCCACAggctaagaagaaaagaagcctacCAGGAAACCCAG ACCCAAGCGCAGAAGTCATTGCTCTATCCCCAACCACGCTCATGGCGACGAACCGTTTCGTGTGCGAGATATGTAACAAGGGCTTCCAGAGGGACCAGAACCTGCAGCTGCACCGGCGAGGCCACAACCTCCCGTGGAAGCTCAAGCAGAGAGGGAGCGCCGAGATCCGGAAGCGGGTCTACGTGTGCCCTGAGCCGAGCTGCGTACACCACAACCCGGCCCGAGCACTCGGTGACCTGACTGGGATCAAGAAGCACTTCTGCAGGAAGCATGGCGAGAAGAAGTGGAAGTGCGAGAGGTGCTCCAAGAAGTATGCAGTTCAGTCGGATTGGAAGGCTCATTCCAAGACTTGTGGGACTAGAGAATACAAATGTGACTGCGGCACTATATTCTCCAG GAGAGATAGCTTCATCACCCACCGAGCCTTCTGTGATGCCCTAACCGAAGAAAACACCAAGCTAAACCAAGCCCTAGCTCCACACCTACCTTCCTCTGTGGGCCAGCAACCTAAtaatctctcttcttcttcagtccCTCTAAGCCAAGCTCAAAGCAACACCATTCCCTCCACTGAGGCGCCTGAGTTCGCCAACCATGCCGACACGAAACCCCCGTTGTTCTCTCTCCCGCAAGGGCTCATCCTTCACCAATCAAAGCCCATGACGATGCCTCAAACCTTGTTCTCCGGCAACAACCTCTTCGGCACCACCAACGCAAGAACTGTCGCCCCGCCACCGATATCTCCCAGCTTGATCCATGGGATGAATAGCCCACAACGCGGCTCGGCATTCATGTCGGCGACAGCATTATTACAAAAGGCAGCTCAAATGGGCGCAACCGTGAGTAACAACAGCGCAACGAGCTTTGTCTCTGCGCCAATGGCACCGTCGTCGTTCGGGGGAATGTTGCCGAAGCAAGCTCAGCACAATGGAGGCTTTGTGGACCGGTTCATGGAGAAGGGACAAGAAGAGATTAGTGAACAATTCATGAATAATGTGAATAATGGTAGTGATAGAGAGGGAGTTTTTAGTGGATTGTTAGGTCAGAATAGTCATGACTTCTTGAAGAGTTTGGAGGTTGACCATGGTAAGACCACGACGGTTGATTTCCTGGGGATCGGAGGGACGAGATCGGCGGGGAACTTACATGAAGGTCAGAGGGAGATGCCTCTGAAAGGGTTTATGAGTCAGTTTCAACCACAGAGCACAATGGAGAAACCAATGTGGGAGGTTTAA